From a region of the Lactuca sativa cultivar Salinas chromosome 4, Lsat_Salinas_v11, whole genome shotgun sequence genome:
- the LOC111904677 gene encoding alpha-amylase-like, with translation MENKGKRERDRFLKKFGILLFPLSTTEYNKGTKAVADIVINHRTGEKQDGSRKYYIFEDDDYSVGNGNIDTGDPITGSPGIDHVITIVQKELSDWMNWLKIEIGFDGWQFDYVKGYSSSFTKIYMTNTSPDFAVGEQWSSLAHGQDEKPDYNQDNHRNELMKWVEERGFSAGMS, from the exons ATGGAGAACAAAGGCAAAAGAGAACGAGACAGGTTTCTCAAAAAATTTGGGATTTTGCTTTTTCCCCTTTCTACTACCGAGTACAACAAGGGAACCAAAGCCGTTGCAgacatagttataaatcacagaACAGGGGAAAAGCAAGATGGAAGCAGGAAATACTATATCTTCGAGG ACGACGACTATTCCGTTGGCAATGGAAATATCGACACAGGAGATCCCATTACAGGTTCCCCAGGCATCGATCACGTAATCACTATAGTCCAAAAGGAGTTATCTGATTGGATGAACTGGCTCAAGATTGAAATAGGGTTTGATGGGTGGCAATTTGATTACGTAAAAGGGTATTCCTCGAGTTTCACCAAGATCTACATGACCAACACCTCTCCCGATTTTGCAGTTGGAGAGCAATGGAGCTCTTTAGCTCATGGGCAAGATGAAAAACCAGATTACAATCAAGATAACCATAGAAATGAACTGATGAAGTGGGTGGAAGAAAGGGGGTTTTCGGCGGGGATGAGCTAG